One genomic window of Halolamina sediminis includes the following:
- a CDS encoding helix-turn-helix domain-containing protein — translation MPDSMSEQLRRDMECEGLLECFHGLKELDKECFQALVQSDEPLTVDEIAEAVDRERSTAYRAVQRLLQTGFIEKDQINYDQGGYYHVYSPTDPAKIADDMQRLLNDWYAKMGQLIQEFETKYEQSETAAPAAES, via the coding sequence ATGCCAGATTCGATGTCTGAACAACTCCGGCGGGACATGGAGTGTGAGGGACTGCTAGAGTGCTTCCACGGCCTGAAAGAGCTCGACAAGGAGTGCTTCCAAGCGCTCGTCCAGTCCGACGAACCGCTGACCGTCGACGAGATCGCCGAAGCAGTCGATCGCGAACGCTCGACCGCCTACCGTGCCGTCCAGCGGCTGCTACAGACCGGTTTCATCGAGAAGGACCAGATCAACTACGATCAGGGTGGTTACTACCACGTCTACTCGCCGACGGACCCCGCCAAGATCGCCGACGACATGCAGCGCCTGCTCAACGACTGGTACGCGAAGATGGGGCAGCTCATCCAGGAGTTCGAGACCAAGTACGAACAGTCCGAGACTGCGGCGCCGGCCGCCGAAAGCTAA
- the trxA gene encoding thioredoxin, translating to MATDTASDAGNASTNEPLYVDGQSELDDIVAENDVVLTDFYADWCGPCQMLEPTVETLAAETDATVAKVDVDANQSLANAYGVQGIPTLILFADGEQVEEVVGLQGEDQLRTLIESHTE from the coding sequence ATGGCAACTGATACTGCATCCGACGCTGGCAACGCGAGCACGAACGAACCGCTCTACGTCGACGGGCAGTCCGAGCTCGACGACATCGTCGCAGAGAACGATGTCGTCCTCACGGACTTCTACGCCGATTGGTGTGGGCCGTGCCAGATGCTCGAACCGACCGTCGAGACGCTGGCTGCCGAGACCGACGCGACCGTCGCGAAAGTCGACGTCGACGCCAACCAGTCGCTTGCGAACGCCTACGGCGTCCAGGGCATTCCCACGCTGATTCTGTTCGCTGACGGCGAACAGGTCGAGGAAGTTGTCGGTCTCCAGGGTGAAGACCAACTTCGAACGCTCATCGAGAGCCACACCGAGTAG